GTACATTGACCATTTCTCTTAACTTAATCTCTTCTCCCTTTTGATATCCGGTCCCTCTGCGCATGGCCACTTTGTCTCTTTCTATTACATTAAGAAACACGACATGATTTAAATCCGCCTTTCTCAGGTCCATTAAGGACTGCAAGGCATCGAACCACAATTCCTCAAGTTGGGTGGCAAACAAAAGCTTTTTAATTTTCATAAGTTATCTCTGGTTTTATTTGATTATTGCAACGTGTTTTAATTCCAACCTTGTTTCTGTTTTTAAAGCAGGGAATCAGCCGATTATTTTTTTTATCATTTCAGCCAGTTCTTCCGGTTCGACCGGCTTTTCCAGATAGGCTTCAGGCTCCGGTACATTTTCACTGCCGAATTCAGTCAAAGCCTCCTGGGAGCGGAGAAATGTCCGCCTGGCGATACCGGATAGTATGATAACGGGAATATTTTTCAACGAGTCGTCTGTCTTTAGCTCTCGATACATCTTAATTCCGCTTTGTCTTGGCATCAAAACATCGAGCGTGACCAGGTCCGGCCTTTCTTTTTTTATTGTTTCAAGACCCTCTTCTCCGTTTGTTGCGGTTAAAGGCGTATAGCCGTTTTCCTCCAGAACTGTGGTGACAAATAATCTTATATCAGGATCGTCGTCCACAGAAAGTACCTTTTTGCCCATAATGAAACCTCCCCGGTGTCCTGTCATGTATCAATTGGCAAAAGATTGGCCGTTTTTTTCTTTCCGCAGGGCATATACCCGAAAGTGCAGCGCTCCGATAGATGACTGAAGACACAACGCTTCGGACAGGAAAAAAAGAGAAGCCAGATGCGTCAGTTAATGC
The Thermodesulfobacteriota bacterium DNA segment above includes these coding regions:
- a CDS encoding response regulator produces the protein MGKKVLSVDDDPDIRLFVTTVLEENGYTPLTATNGEEGLETIKKERPDLVTLDVLMPRQSGIKMYRELKTDDSLKNIPVIILSGIARRTFLRSQEALTEFGSENVPEPEAYLEKPVEPEELAEMIKKIIG